The window CAACAACATAGCGTTCTAGCCGCTTTTTCGGGACAGGGGGTCGGAGGTTCAAATCCTCTCTCCCCGACCATTCATTGTTTTTCGCTCTTTCGCAAATCAAGTCGAACGGCTTTCTGTAAATAGGATAACCCTAGTGAACTCCGTCCATGTTATCGAAGCGGCAAATAAACCCCCAGCCGCCGATTAGCTCGCTCACGGCCAGCATCAATTCGTTGCGTCCCTTTTTGAGTGGCAAATATACTGCGTCGTTTTCTGGATTGACTATGCCTAGAAATCCGGGGTCCCGGAAGCGTTGGGCACTTCTGCCGCGGTAAAGAATCTTGTCGTTCAGAAAGACGCTTACTTCGTCACTATATCCGACATTGAGTTTCTTTAGTTGATCGCGATCCGAAACGATCGTAGTGCGCCCGTAAACCACCTTCATTCCTTTTTGCAGCTCAAGGCGTTTTGAGAAATCGTTTGCAAAGGTGGGGTTGACTTCCGGGCTCCTCCGGTACCGATTGATAACTACGAATCCCGGCGGCTCCGCCGTGACCTCCTTCCACTTCATCGCGGCCGCTTCCGATTTCGATAGCGGGTGTTCGAGATCGCGATCTAAGGCATCCAGACTCGGCGACAGGTTCCATTTTGTGATTGTTGCCGGCGGCATAGCGGGCTCATGACGCTCCCACGCTGCGGGTGACGTTTCGCGTATTTCGAAATTCGAGAAGTAAGTACCCTCCAAGCCAACGCCACCTTTGCGAATTCCACTTTTCAAATCGTTTATGACGAGCGAAGGCTCGCGCATATCGTTGACGTATAACTTCGCCTGAGCACTGGTTATCTCGAGGCGCACATGAAACCAAACACCTCTCGGAATATCGACGGCTCGGGTGAAACCTGGACCGTTGTAGATTTGCCAGACGGCTGCTCCGTTCAGGATCGGCGTATATTGCTGGGCGTCGTCCAGACCGGTCTTGTGTGGCCGCAGATAAACCTCCTCGCTGTTGCCGTCTGGTTGTGTGCGGAAAAGGATGTTGTAAAATCCGCGTGCTCCGCTGCCGGCCATGTCTACGTCGATCACTCCATCTGTCATTTCGAAATCCTTCAGCGAGGCGCTACCGCCTGCCAAGGAGAGACAACGCCGTCCCAAGTATTCGGTAACTTTTGCCTGACCCTCAAGCTGCCAGCGTGGAGAATCGGTCGGAATAGATTCTGCCTGAGCCGCCCAAAAGGCACCGAGGCACACGACGCCCAGACCCAGGCGCAACATTATTTCTATTGATTTGTCTCGCACATTCCAGTGTCTTGCGTTTGTCATGTCCAGCATTGGCATTATGGCTTCTCGCACCACGCTTTCCTTTCCGTGGTGCTCCAACCGTGACCTATGAGTAGCACCAGGGGAAATCATTGGCAAGCTCTCGCTCGCTTTTCGAGAAAGCGCTCAATTTCAGGGCGCCGGAAACGCCACATAACGACCGAGCCGAACTACAGGGAGTTCGCTGAGATGGCGTACAACCCAACTTCTCGGAACACGCAGAATCTGAGCCACTTCATCTGCATTCAAAAGGATTGCCTTAGCGGAAGGTCCGAAAACGGAACTTGAAACTGTGTTGCTGTCCATCGCACTCTCCAGACAAGGAAACAATTCGTTCTGGGATTCGAAATGGGAAAGGGGTTAATGGTAAGAACCGTTCAAGGGAATGGCCAATGGGTAATGTCAATCAGTTAGGGTTCCGAGAAGCCACTAGATCTCGCCAGATTAGGTTCGCCCTAAAGACTTAAACCAAAGATCAGTGGTCGCTACGCGCTTTTCCTCCACTGCGGCCTCTTTTGGGTGGGCGCCCTTCGGCCAGGGCGCGGTCCGCTCGGCGATTCCGCCGGCTTTGATTTCCGGGCGCGCAACCACCATCAGCGACTCGAGCGCGGCCGCCACAGACGCATCGCTCAGCCTGCAAAACTTATTCCTTCCCATCGGGGAGACTTTTAAGAGACGGGCGTTCACGAGGGTTTTCAGATGATTGCTGGCGGTCTGCGGCGATACGTTCGCCAGCATGGCCAGCTCGCTGGCCGGTCTCGCTTTTTTTCGTCCCATGAGACTCCACAGCATGGACGCGCGCGATGGGTCGCCGATGCAAAATGCGATTTCGGCCAGCTCAGCCCCTGCATTCATAGTTCGATGATAACTGAACTATTGCTGTGGGACGACAACAATAATTGATTGGCAGTTCCATTTAAGGAGGACTCATGAGGTTGGCAAAATTTGGCGCCCTGCTTCTGTTCGGAGTCGCGGCGCTGTTTGGAATAGTTCTCGCCATCAACCCTGCGGATCAGAATAGTTCGGGAGCGTCTTTGGTCATTCTCACCAGGCAAGAACAAGTCTTCCATCCTTTCAGCCGAAATGCCTGCCAAGGAGATCCGCTCAAAGCTGCTTCCGTACGTAGGCAAGCTCGTCAAGGTTTCTGGCACGATCTATAGCCGCGGCGGCTCGAAAGCAATCGCCGTCGAGCGAATCGAGGAAATCAAGGAGTAAGAGGAAATCGAAGAAGCTGGGCTCATGAGAGGCAGAAAGATTCAGCCGAACAATGACCCCTGTTCTGGAATTGCAGCTCGGCTTCTGCGTCTCTTCCATGGAAGCAACACGGACTGACGGTCAGGAACAGCGATCAAAGCAGAATCGAGATCGCCTTCGACAGGTTGTGTGAGCGCGGCGCCTTCGCGATCACATTGGTCTGCAGCCGACGAATCGTCGTATTTGCGATCCGAAGTGGCCGGAAACAGCTTCTGATGTTCGGCATGGAGCGACCTCCACACCGCGTCGGCGCTTTCTCCGATGCCGTTCTTCTCGACCAGTTCCCTCGCCATGGCGGCGAGCATATCGTCGTCCTCATCGACATTCTGCAATCCCTCTCCAGCGAACTTCCCTTCCATAGTCAACGCTACCAGCAGCTTCTTTCCCATTAACCGCAAACATGCCGTTTGCATGGTGTTCTCGTAACAAAGAAAGATCACCCGCACCGGCCGCCTCTGTCCGATACGCCAGGAGCGGCGGCTGGCCTGACGCAAGGTATGCAGCGAGTAGCCGGACTCGTAAAAGATAATGGTCGGAAACTCAAGCAGGTCAAGGCCGGTCTCGACCAGTCTGGGGTGCGCAATAACCGCCTGTACCCCTTGTCTGATTTGTTTCTCGTACCATGCTTCGCGTTTGGCAGTATCGACGTTTGCGCGCAGCACGGCGGTGTGAATCCCCGCCTCTTTCAGGATTTTCTCGAGTCGGGCGTTAACATCGTGCTTGCGAGTGTAGACCGCGAAGATCTGGCACCGTCGGCCCTCCGCTAATTCCTTTTTGACACGCGCAACGAGTTCCCGCTCCTTTGAGTACTGGCAGTCTTCCGCGAGGTCGCGTGGCTCAGCGATCACAAACTTCACCTTGCGTCGCGCTTCCGCGTCGAAGCGAACGCCGTAAAGCGTACCAATGCCAAAGGGATGGTCGGGATAGACCAGCAATGCATTCAGCATGGTTGAAAGTACCGATCGGTTCCGTCGGTTTTTGCGCAGAGCCTCACGGATACTTTGCTCAAGTTCCTCGTAGGCGACGCGCATCTCGTCGTCCATTGCCACCCCAACTAACTCCTCTTCATACGCAGGGAGTTCTGAAGAGATGTCATCCAGGAAGACGAAGGCGCACAACTGCATCAGGAATTCACCGAAGAGTAACGGCGAGGCTCCCGGCTTGCGGTGCACACTGGTTGTGCTCCTCGCGTTTGAGCACGCGTTGTCTATGGCTTCGACCTTGGTTACGGTTTCCAGAACTCCGTAGTCCTGAACGAACGCAGTACGCCCGGAGGCGCCCCATTCGTAGCCGCGCTGCTTCATCTTCGCTGCTTCCAGACGAAACAACGTGTTGAAGACATCATCCGCGTATCCGCCCAGCAGTGTTCCGGTCAAACCGAGTACTCTGTCGGTGCAGGATGCCAGAGTTCCGAGGGCATTCCCCTGTGCTGTGTCGCCCGCGAGCTGGTGGATCTCATCGCATATCGCGTAGTCGAACCACCTGGGCATGTATCGGCCGATGAACTCGACCGGCGCCATCCGCGGAATCTTTGTTTCATCCGCCTGCCAGAGTGCGCTATGAATTTGCTTCCTGCTTTGGTCCCCGCACCGGTCGACGACTTCGCCAATCTTGGCTTCCAGAAAGTCTTCCGCCGTCAGACGACGTTCGTCACCGACCATCACCGGCTTTCCGCTATCGGGATTGACCGCACACCCAAAGTATCTTCCTGAACGCGGGATCACGAAGGCGTGCCGCCAAAAATAGCCCAGCTTGGCCCGTTCTCTGCCCACGATGAATAATGCCGGCTGCGAGCAGACAGAGCTCCAACGTTTACGCGCGCTGGTGTGGAACCTGGCCATGCGGAGATCACTCAGAGAACTTCTGATTCCATCGCGCAGGACCCGTCCTTTCACCAAGCGGACTTCATTGATGCCATGCGGCTGGTTCGGCTCGCCTCCATTCCGCAGACCATCGACCAGAAAGACTCGTATGCCCGGTATGGTCAAGAAAGCTTCGCGTGCCCATTTGAGTACAAGGTGGGGCGGAACCATTGCGAGCGCGGTGTAATGAGGCTTCGGACTATGCGCATGCATAGCCGCCAGAGCCATCAAAGTTTTGCCGGTGCCGCACTCGGCGACGATCAATGCCGTTCGTGCCGCCTGCCAGCGTTTGACGACTCCCATGATGGCGATCTGTTGGGCGGCAAAAGGAGTACGCAGCAGCTGCTTGAGGCGGGGCGACACTTGATCGTGAAAGCTATGAAGCGCGGCATATTCGTCGAGAATGCGTTCCCCGAGAAGCTGCGAGTAGGAACGCATGTAGTCATAGATCGTCAAAAGTTCATGCATCGAGATCGCCTCTGGCTACTGGTGGGATTCTGAGAGCGAGTGGAGGGAATGACCGGCAGGACAGCTTTGCCACTTCGGAGACAGTCAGGGACAGGGATGGAGTACTTGCTTGAGGCTCAGGACCGGCCAGTCGATTCGGCCGCAGCGCTGGGGGAGACAGATATCGCCTCTTTCAACTCCACGACTGAGCCAGGTGAGGAACTTTTCTTTGTCGCCGCGAATGAGTACGGGATTGCAGCCGATGCCCAGAACGGGAGTAATCGCCTTTTGCTTTTGCAGTTGCCGACAAAACCAGTCCGCCCAATCGGGCACGGCAGGCAGGCCGTGTAAGCCTGCGAAGACCGGCCATAGCACCGCCGGAGTTGAGTCAATCACAAGGGTTCTGGCGCTACTCGCCGTGGTCGTGAGATTCAGGAACTCCTGCGATATTCCGATCAAATGCCGCAGGGGGCGCTTACGATCGGCCAACTGCAACGAACCCCTGTAAGTCTGGGCCTTTCGCCCCAGAGACACCTTAATGGGTTCTATTCCGGGGCCCTCCACCACGAATTCCTCTTCCATCGACATCGCTGCGCCTATCGCGGCAATTTGCGTATCGCTGCCGATCGCGGAAACCAGATGTGCCTGCGCCCGCCGGGGCGGGGCAGAATTGACTTCTCCCACAAATCGATCTAAATGCACTTTGAAGTGAGTGGTGGTGAGTTCTGTGCGCTTGTTATAGGTGAGCCATCCGAAACGAAGGTGGGCATTCTTCATCTGAGGCTCCTCCTTCGAGCAAGCAATGAACCGCGCGCAGCGGCGGTGACGCACCAGTGCTGTCCTTGACCTGCACCTGTGAATATCTGATATTCAGCGAGTGATCGTTTTGTTAATCGGTGGAGACGAATCGAAGCAAAGTGCGAGGAAAGCGGCGCTGCAAGCCGCCGGGTTCCGTACCCTGCTGGCCCAGAACATGGATGACGCCTGGCGGAAGCTTGACGGATTCGATATCGGAGCGATCATCATCGACCACGCACTGGTGGATCATGAGGATGCGAAACAATTTGGGCGTCGCTATATAACCTTGCGTCTACAGGAAAATACCCCGGCCGAGGAGACCGTTTTGGAATTGGCCAACTTATTCTGCAAAGGCCCGCAGACGCTCCAGTGATGAACTCGTTGTCTATGTTTTCAGGTGCTGTGATCTTGGATCCTGCGGTTTCTCGTGGGTGAGGATCCTCGTCCTGCCGTCGGCGAATAACAGCGTGAGTTCATGGGAAAATCGCTCGCGATCGTGCAATATTTTGACGCCATCGTCCTCGTCTTCCTCCCAATGATCGACGAACTTTATCGATCGCCAATGGGCGATATGGCGATCGTTCCCCTCTCCGAACACACCGTTCAGCATGCCTGCCGTGCAAAGTAAGCCAACATGGCCACCATGTAATGGCGTCAACGGCCGACCCTGTACCCGGTTCTGTTCCCGCAAAAGCAACCGGCTGATCTGGCGGTAAGCGGATGAAGACAGCAGCAGGTCTTCCACTTCATCCAGAGGAATTCCCATATAGGTAAGAGTTGCAGGTGAAGAGGGAGGCACCACGCAGACGCTGTCCGGGTCTTCCGGGAGGCAGGCAATCCTCGGAGTCGTGGCCAATACTTGAAGATATCGGATCGACTGATCCAATTCCGCGTCCGTCACTTGCTGGGTGCGCTTGCGACGCAGTGCCAGGACTGCAATCTGGTCGTATCTGACGCACTCGGGATCGATGAGCCTAAACGTCTGAATGTCGGTAAAGTGCTCCGACAGCGTGCGCGCGCAGTCTTTCAAGCGCTGCTGCGGAATCACGAAGACCAAAACTCCTGCTGTTTTCAGCCAGCGATAAACATGCTCCAGAAAAACCGCTTCGAGTCTTCGGTTGTTGGCGGGCCCTGCCTCGAAGTCATATGGTGGATTTAGATAGATCAGTGACAAGGACTCCGCTGCACAACGCACGTCCGTGATGTTCGCCTGCAGAACTTCGATCCCGTTCGCTTTTGCCTGTTCAGCGCGATAGGCATCGATCTCGATTCCGTAACGTCTCGAATTGCTCCCGGCCAGAAGTCCTGCAAATGCCGTTCCATCGCCGGCGCATGGATCTAACGCGGAAAACGGCTCCGGGCATTTTAAGAATCGTCTGAGACGTGCTGCTTCACTGATTGGAAGTGGGTAGAAACCTAATTTGGCTTTTCCCTCAAGTCGCATAGGGGATCTCCTTCAAGAACAATCGACCGAAGGCAGACCAGGCGGGATTCAACCGACATGAGCTTATTTGGTTCTATTGCGGGTGACTGGAATCGACCGACAACTCAGCCGAGGACCCGCACTGGTCCGTTGCAGGAGAGCAACTGATGAAGCTCGGGAAGGCTCTCCTCGTGCGAAGAACCGGATCCCCGGGTCCCTCGAACCAGGCGCCGTAACTCACTGAGAGCGGCTTTCAGATCGCTCGAGCTGGCGCTGCCGAATCCCAAAATAAAACCCTGCCGGGGATTTCCCAGGTAACAGCTGGAGAGAGGAGCAAGCCAAAGCTTCTGGCGCGCCGCCTGCAAAGAGAGCTCACGGTCCGCGATTCCGTTCGGGAGAAACGCAACCACGTGCGTCCCGGCTTCGCCAGCGCTCACTTCGAGCGGTGGCCTGAATTCATCCTTCAGACCCTCGCGCAAGGCTTCCCTCTGTTGCCCATAGATCCGTCGCATCCTGCGGATGTGACGGCCAAAGTGTCCTTCCTGGATGAAATCCGTCAACACCGCTTGAAATAAAGATGCCGGGTAGAGATCCAGTGATTGGCGGGCGGCAACGAAATACTTTACGAGGTCGCGAGGGATCACTACATATGCAAGCCGCAAGGACGGAAACAAATTGCGGCCAAAGGTACCGATATATATAACTCTGGCATTCGTATCGAGTCCCTGCAAAGATGCGACCGGCATTCCCTCATATCGAAATTCACAGCCCCAATCGTCTTCGATGATCCAGGAACCGAGTCTATGCGCCCAATCGAGGAGCTGCTGGCGCCGGGCAACGGTCATGGTCACGCCCATAGGAAACTGATGCGACGGTGTCACATATGCTGCGCGCGGCCGTTCGCACAACTCGGCTCCGCGCGCAACACATATGC of the Acidobacteriota bacterium genome contains:
- a CDS encoding PLP-dependent aminotransferase family protein, with translation MRKVAATFSVLVSLDRSVAAPLHRQIYEAFVAKIADGILRRGQQLPSTRALAAELSISRIPVLNAYSQLIAEGYFETCSGIGTFVARELPQSSSPRVYANGSPSKSASTPALLSKFCSRESMAGAAPWLYGFGAFSAARVTLEQFPSRIWSKLIAHHASVISDSDPRFTDPMGLRPLREVIATYLKSTRAVKCDAEQIMLVDGRHQALTVTSQVLFDRGSPVWVEEPGCPAARQVFTMAGCDLVAVPLDNEGICVARGAELCERPRAAYVTPSHQFPMGVTMTVARRQQLLDWAHRLGSWIIEDDWGCEFRYEGMPVASLQGLDTNARVIYIGTFGRNLFPSLRLAYVVIPRDLVKYFVAARQSLDLYPASLFQAVLTDFIQEGHFGRHIRRMRRIYGQQREALREGLKDEFRPPLEVSAGEAGTHVVAFLPNGIADRELSLQAARQKLWLAPLSSCYLGNPRQGFILGFGSASSSDLKAALSELRRLVRGTRGSGSSHEESLPELHQLLSCNGPVRVLG